The following nucleotide sequence is from Achromobacter spanius.
CCAAGGATGTCGCCAACGATGAACAGCAACAATAGTTTGGCGCCCATCACGCGCTTGAGCGGCGCATTATCTGTGGACGCGGCGATCGTCTCGTTTGTGGCCATATTCTTTTCTCCTCTTTCTTGGACTTTGCGGGGGGAGGCGACCCGAAAAGTCTAAGGCGGGGAGGGTGTAGACAGTGCTACAACGGTGCAACGAAATGTCTTAGTTGTTGGGATTCGTAGGATGGGTGCAGCGCGAGATTCAGGGCAGAAGAACCCCAGTGCAATTCGCGCGAAACCCATCAAGCAGCGTCGGAGTCTGGGGAAATTTGGCCACACGGTTGTGTGGCTGGATTAGCGCTGGTTCCAGTGCTGCATGATGGGTTTCGCGCGAAAATTTTCGGGTTCCTTCTGCCCGTTTTCGCGCGCTGCACCCATCCTACGATTCATATCCGGTTGGGGTTCGTAGGATGGGTGCAGCGCGAGATTCAGGCCAGAAAGACTCAAGTGCAATTCGCGCGAAACCCATCGATTCACGCCTTCAATTCTGGTGGCAGTTTCCGCAGGCTAGCCGGTGTGCGCGATAGCTTGATCGGCGAGCCTACGCCTTTGTATTCGCCTTGCTCCAGCACCATGCCGCGATGCTTCGTGTGCGGATGCGCCAAGGCTTGGTCCACCGTTTGCACGGCGGCGGCGGGGACGCCTGCGCGAAGCAGGCGGTCGGCCAGCGCCGACGCATTCTGACTCGCCAGCAAACTCGACAATTCATCGCGCAAGGCTTGCCGGTTTTGCAGACGATCGGCATTTGTCGCATAGCGCGCATCCGCCGCCAGCCCCGGCGCTTCAAGCACCTGCGTCATCAACGCAAACTGCCGGTTGTTGCCTACGGCAAGAAAAATCGGTCCGCTGGCGGTGGGCAGGGTTTCGTAAGGCGCAATGTTCGGGTGCGCGTTGCCGCTGCGCTTGGGCACCTTGCCGCTGTAAAAAAAGTTGGCGGCGTGCGGATGCAACAGCGACAGCGCGCAGTCGTACAGCGTGATGTCCAGGAATTGGCCCAGGCCGCTGCGATGGCGTTCGTTCAGCGCCAGCAACACGGCGACCGCGGCGTTCAGTCCGGTCACCATGTCCACCACCGGCAGACCCACGCGCGTGGCCTCGCCGTCGGCTTCGCCATTCACGCTCATCAAGCCGCACATGGCTTGCGCGCAGGCGTCGTAGCCGGGCAGCCCGCCCAAGGGGCCATCCGCGCCAAAGCCGCTGACGCGGCAATGCACCAGCTTGGGAAAGGCCTGGCTCAGGCTGTCATAACCCAGGCCCCACTTTTCCAACGTGCCGGGCTTGAAGTTTTCAACCAGCACGTCGGCGTCGGCCAGCAGATGGCGCAGCAGTTCCTGGCCCGCCGGTTGCGACAAGTCCAGCGTCATGCCTTCCTTGTTGCGGTTCACGCCGATGAAGTACGACGCCGTGTCGCCCAGGAAGGGCGGCCCCCAGCCTCGGGTTTCGTCGCCGCCCGGGGGCTCGATCTTCAGCACGTCGGCGCCGTGGTCGGCCAGTATCTGCGTGCAGTACGGGCCGCCCAGCACGCGCGACAGGTCGATCACTTTGCAGCCGGCCAGCGCGCCGGCGTTCGGAAGAGTAGGGGCCATGGAATCTCTGCTTCAGTCGATGGAAACGTTGGCGCTCTTGATGAGTTCGCGCCACTTGGGGACTTCGGCCTTGATGAAGTCGGCCAGCCCTTGCGGCGTCTGGTCCTTGGCCGCCACGATGCCTTGCGAACGCAGCGCCTGCTCGACGGTGGGGTCCGACAACGCGGTCTTGAACGCCTGGTTCAACGTGTCCACCACATCGGCCGGCGTGCCCTTGGGCGCGACGATGCCGAAGAAGACGCTGACGTCATAGCCCTTGAGGCCTTGCTCGGACAAGGTGGGCAAATCCGGCAGCGCGTCCGATCGTTGCGCGCTGGCCAGGCCGATGGCGCGCAGCTTGCCGGCCTTGACGTGGGGCAAGGCCGTGAGGATGTCGGTGAACGACATGGACACCTGTCCGCCCAGCAGGTCATTCAGCGCGGGCCCCGTGCCCTTGTAGGGGATGTGCATGATGTCGGTGCCGGCCATCTTGTTGAACAGGATGCCTGCCAGGTGCGACGATGCGCCGTTGCCCGACGACGCGTAGCTGAGCTTGGTGGGATTCTTCTTGGCGTAGGCGATCAGCTCTTGCACATTGTTGACCGGCACCGACGGGTTCACCACCAGGATGTTGGGCAGATGGCCCAGGCGGATGATGGGTGCGAAGCTGGTTTCAGGGTTGTAGCCCTGGTTCTTGTACAGGCTGACGTTGATGGCCAGCGGGCCGGACGTACCGAACAGCAGCGTATAGCCGTCGGGCTTGGCCCCCGCCACGTATTCCGATCCGATGTTGCCGCCCGCGCCGCTGCGGTTTTCAACAATGACGTTCTGCTTGAGCGGCTCGCGCAGTTTCTCGGCCAGGCGGCGCGCCATGGCGTCGGTCGGCCCGCCGGGCGGGAACGGCACGACCAGCGTGATGGGGCGGGCGCTGGGAAAGGCGTCGGCGGCCAGCGCGGACGTGGCCGGCATGACGGCGGTAGCCGCGGCCATAAGCAAGGGGGCAATAAAGCGTTTCATGGTGGTGTCTCCTGTGGGGAAGGCGCGCCGGCTGTGCCGCCGGCGTCGGATTACAGCGCGTACTGCAAGATGGCCTGGCAGGCCGCGCTTTCGTTGGGGGGAATGGCATAGGGGTCGCGCGGCGCCAGGCGGTGCAGCAGCACCTGGTCGGCCAGTTGCGCACGGCTTTCCAGCCCGGCGCCCGTGGCTTCCCAGCGCAGCGCGGCCATGGACACGGCGTGGTACAGCAACGATGCGGCCTGGCGGGCCAGTTCATCATGGTCGCCCGCCGCCGCGTGTTCGGCCAACGCAAAGCTCTTGGCCAGCGCCTCTGCTTGCAGTTCGGCCAGATCGGTCGGGCAGGGCACGCCCGCCGCCAGCAACTGGTCGATGTGCGCACGCAGGGAGGGCAGCGAATTTTCTTTCTTGATGGCGCGCAGCACGTCCAGCGCTACGATGTTGCTGGTGCCTTCCCAGATGGATCCCAGATGTGCGTCGCGCACCAGGCGCGGCTCGGTCCATTCCTCGATATAGCCGCAGCCGCCGCGCACTTCCATCGCGTCGCCCGTTACCTTGCGGGCATCGCGGCAGGCGCGGAACTTGATCAGCGGTGTCAGGATGCGGGCAAGCGCCGGGTCGGCCGTGCCCTGGTCGGCGTCCGCCAGCGCGCGCGCTGTCTGGAACATGACGCTGCGCGCCTGTTCGGCCCATACCGTCATCTTGACCAGCTGGCGCTGCATCAGCGGCATGTCGATCAGTCGCTTGCCGAAGGCGCGGCGGTGCTGCGACACGTAGATGGCTTCGGTCACCGCGCGGCGCATCAGCCCGGTCGCGCGCATGCCGTTGGACAGGCGCGAATTGTTGATCATGTCGGCCATCTGCTTGAAGCCGCGACCACGTTCGCCCACCAGCCAGGCTACGGCCCCTTCCAGGCGAATCTCGCCGCTGGCCATCGAGCGCGTTCCCAGCTTGTCCTTTAAGCGCAGGATGCGGTAGTGGTTGTGGCTGCCATCGTCCAGGTCGCGCGGCAGCAAGAAGAGCGACACGCCCTTCAGGCCCGGCTGCGGCTCGCTGCGCGCCAACACCATGGCGAAGCCCGCGTCGGGGTTCGAGCAGAACCACTTGTCGCCATGGATGCGCCAGGTGCCGTCGGCCTGCGCTTCCGCGGTCACTTCCGTGGCGCTCACGTCCGAGCCCGCGCCCTGTTCCGTCATGAACATGGCGCCTTGGCGCAGCGCGTCGAAATCCTGGGTGGTGACTTGCGGCAGCACGCGCTCGACCAGCGCGGGGTCGCCGAACTTGCGCAGCGTGCGCGCCAGCGAATCGGTCATGCTGACCGGGCAGCACAGGCCAAATTCGGCCTGCACGAAAAGGTGGCTAAGCGCGTACTTGGCGCTGGCCGGCATGGGTTCGGGCCAGCCCAGCACGCCGCCGCGATGCGACAGCGCGGCCAAGCCGAATTCGCTGTAGGCCAGCCGTTCAAGCTCGACATAGGCGGGATGTTTGTCGACGCGCGATTCGTCCGCGCCCGCGCGGCTGCGCACGGACAGGGTGGGCGGATGCTTGTCCGCCGTGGCGGCCAGTTCGTCCATCACACCGCCAGCCAAACCGCCCAGGCGTTCCAGGTGCGGCAGCAGATGCGTGTGCAGCGCGGCGGGCAGGTAACGCTGGCTTAGCGCGGCGGCATAAGGGTCCGCGCTGAATAGATTCAGGCCGCGTGAATCCGGAACGGGCGTGGCGGCGGGGGCAACGGGGCGGGCGGGGGCGTCCATGGCGGCATCCTGCGGAAAACGGGGAAGATGGCCGATGTTGCGCGGGTAGATTAATCTATGCAAATACCGATTTTGTGTAGAACAATCCATAAAAAATATAGATAGGGGGAGACCATGGATCTGGACCCGCGCCTTTTGCGCTACTTCATCGCGGTGGCCGAAGAGCGCCACTTCAGTCGCGCCGCCACGCGGCTGCATATTTCCCAGCCCCCGTTGAGCTACGCCATCCGCCAATTGGAAGACAACGTTGGCGCTCGCTTACTAGCGCGTACCAGCCGGCATGTGGAACTGACCGACGCGGGCCACGTGCTGTATCGCGAGGCCCTGACGTTGCTGAGGCAGGCGGAAGAGGTACGCACGCTGGTGCAAAGGGTGGACGCGGGCTTGCGGGGCCGGCTGCGCATCGGCTTCGTGGGGTCGATGCTGTATCGCGGTCTGCCGACGCTGTTGAATGCCATGCGGGCGGAGTTGCCCGACGTTGAGCATGTGCTGACTGAACTGAATTCCCACGAGCAGATTGAAGCGGTGCGGCGTGGTGAGCAGGACCTGGGCTTTATCCACGCCAACCCGGTGCCCGACGAGGTGCTGGCGCGCGACCTGATCGCGGAACCCTTCGTAGTATGCCTGCCGGACTCGCATCCACTGGCGGGCCGCCAGTCGCTACGTCTTGCCGAACTGGCCAGCGATGACTTCGTCTTCTTCGCCCGGGCGGCATCCCCCAGCTATTACGAAACCGTGCTGTCCATGTGTGTGGCGGCGGGGTTCATGCCGGTGATCCGGCACGAAGTGCGCCACTGGCTGAGCGTGGCGTCGCTGGTGTCGCAGGGTTTGGGCGTGTCGATCGTGCCGGCCTGCCTGTCGCGCAGCGGCCTGGCCGGCACGCGCTTCATCGCCTTCGCGCATGACGCGCGCTCGGTCAGCCAGGTGATCTGGCACGCCGGTGCGCGCACGCCCTTGCAGCAAAGGGCGATGGCGCTGGTAGAGCGCCAGTTTCCATCGGCCGCGACCCAGGCCGCGGCCGACTGAAGACCCGCGCAATACAGATCAGATCAGCGGAACACCACGGTCTTGTTGCGGTTCAGCAGGATGCGGTGTTCCACATGGCTGCGCACCGCGCGCGACAGCACCAGCGATTCAATGTCGCTGCCCACCTGGGTCAGGTCGGCCGCCGTCATGGTGTGGTCGACCCGTTCGATGTCCTGGTCGATGATCGGGCCTTCGTCCAGGTCCGACGTCACGTAGTGGGCGGTGGCGCCAATGATCTTCACGCCGCGCGCATGCGCCTGGTGGTATGGGCGCGCGCCCTTGAAACTGGGCAAAAAGCTGTGGTGGATGTTGATGGCGCGGCCATTCAGCGCGCGGCACATGTCCGCCGACAAGATCTGCATGTAGCGGGCCAGCACCACCAGGTCGGTGTTGGACTGGTCGGCAATTTGCAGCACCTGCTTTTCCTGTTCCGCCTTGGTGTCCGGCGTTACGGGCAGGTAGTGGAACGGGATGCCGTAGGACGCGGCCAGGCTGGCGTAGTCGTTGTGGTTCGACACAATCGCAGCCACTTCCGCGTGCAAATGCCCGCTATGCACCCGGAACAGCAGGTCGTTCAGGCAGTGGCCTTGCTTGCTGACCATGATCAGCAGACGCTGCTTGCGGCGCGCGTCGTGTAGCTTCAGGTCCATGCCGTAATCCACCGACAGCGTATCCAGCCGGGCGCGCAGGTCGTCGGGGTTCACGGCCACGGGCAGGTCGAAGTGCACGCGCAGGAAGAACTGGCCGGTTTCCTCGTCGCCGAACTGCTGCGAATCCAGGATGTTGCAACCCAATTCGAACAACAGGCCGCTGACGCGGTAGACGATGCCGGTGCGGTCGGGGCAGGACAGGGTCAGGATGTAGTCGTTGTGCTGCATGGTGCGGGAATAGGCCAGGGTAAGGATAAGAGGGGATGGGTGGAATCAGGCTCAGGCGCTCAGGCGCGCCAGGGTTTCTTCCGCCAGGGCCAGGCTTGAGGTCAGCCCGGGAGATTCAATGCCGAACAGGTTTACCAGGCCCGGCACGCCATGCACGGCGGGGCCGGCAATGACGAAGTCGGCGGCGGGCTCGTGCGGGCCGGAGATCTTGGGCCGGATGCCGGTGTAGCCGGGCGCCAGCGCGTTGTCGGGCAGGGCCGGCCAGTAGCTGCGCACGGCTTCATAGAACACGTCGGCGCGGGCCGGGTCCAGCGTGTAGTCCTCGGTGCCGATCCATTCGGTGTCGGGGCCGAACTTTGCCTGCCCGCCCAGGTCCAGCGTCAGGTGCACGCCCAGGCCGGCGTGTTGCGGCACGGGGTAGATCAGGCGCGAGAACGGGGCGCGGCCGGACAAGGTGAAGTAGCTGCCCTTGCACAGGTAGTCGGTGGGAATGCTGGCGGGCGGTACGCCGTCGATGCCGCGGGCCAGCGCGGGCGCTTGCAGCCCGGCTGAATTGATCAGCACGTTGCAGGTCAAGGTCATGGCTTCGTCGCCGCCGAATTGCAGCTCGAAGCCGCCTTCGGGGCGCACGCGGCCAGATACCAGCGGCGTGTGGAAGACGCATTGGCCGCCGGCGTTTTCGGCGTCGCCCTGGAACGACAGCATCAGGGCATGGCTGTCCACGATGCCTGTGGACGGCGACACCAGCGCGGCGGTGCATTGCAGCGCGGGTTCCAGGCGCATGGCTTCTTCGCCCGAGATGAATTGCAGGTCGTCCACGCCATTGGCGCGGGCGCGCTGCGCAATGCCTTCCAACTGGGCCGCCTGGTCACGGTCGGTGGCGACGATGAGCTTGCCCAGGCGCTTGTGCGGCACGCCGCGTTCGGCGCAATAGGCGTACAGCAGATGCTTGCCGCGCACGCACAGGCGCGCCTTCAGGCTGCCTGCGGGGTAGTAGATGCCGGCATGGATGACTTCGGAATTGCGCGAGCTGGTGCCCGTGCCGATGGCCTCGGTGGCTTCGGCCACCAGCACTTCGCGGCCGGCCTGCGCCAGCGCGCGCGCGATGGCCAGGCCGACCACGCCCGCGCCGATAACGATGCAATCCACATCCGCGCTCATGGTGCTTTCCTTTCAGAGCGGGTACCGGCCGGCGTCAGGTCGAAGCCGCCCGCGTGAAATACCAGCGGCGGCTCGTGGCTGTGGCCGCAGCGTTCTACTTCGCCCACCATGATGATGTGGTCGCCTTCTTCGTAGCGGCTGCGGTTGCGGCATTCGAACCAGGCGGCGCAATGGCCGTCCAGCATCGGCGTGCCGCCCGGCGCGTAGTGCACCGTCAGGCCGGCATAGCGGTCGGGCGTCTTGCCGGTGGCAAAGCGCCGCGCCAGCGCGATCTGCTCGGCGCTCAGCACGTTGACCACGTACCGTTCGCACTGCTCGAAGATTGCCAGCGACGACGACGCGCGCGACAGGCTCCAGAGGATCAGCGGCGGGTTCAGCGATACCGAGTTGAACGAGCTGACCGTCAGGCCGATGGGGGCGCCATCAAGCCCGGCGGCCGTCACGACCGTTACGCCGGTGGCGTAG
It contains:
- a CDS encoding CaiB/BaiF CoA transferase family protein, encoding MAPTLPNAGALAGCKVIDLSRVLGGPYCTQILADHGADVLKIEPPGGDETRGWGPPFLGDTASYFIGVNRNKEGMTLDLSQPAGQELLRHLLADADVLVENFKPGTLEKWGLGYDSLSQAFPKLVHCRVSGFGADGPLGGLPGYDACAQAMCGLMSVNGEADGEATRVGLPVVDMVTGLNAAVAVLLALNERHRSGLGQFLDITLYDCALSLLHPHAANFFYSGKVPKRSGNAHPNIAPYETLPTASGPIFLAVGNNRQFALMTQVLEAPGLAADARYATNADRLQNRQALRDELSSLLASQNASALADRLLRAGVPAAAVQTVDQALAHPHTKHRGMVLEQGEYKGVGSPIKLSRTPASLRKLPPELKA
- a CDS encoding Bug family tripartite tricarboxylate transporter substrate binding protein; translation: MKRFIAPLLMAAATAVMPATSALAADAFPSARPITLVVPFPPGGPTDAMARRLAEKLREPLKQNVIVENRSGAGGNIGSEYVAGAKPDGYTLLFGTSGPLAINVSLYKNQGYNPETSFAPIIRLGHLPNILVVNPSVPVNNVQELIAYAKKNPTKLSYASSGNGASSHLAGILFNKMAGTDIMHIPYKGTGPALNDLLGGQVSMSFTDILTALPHVKAGKLRAIGLASAQRSDALPDLPTLSEQGLKGYDVSVFFGIVAPKGTPADVVDTLNQAFKTALSDPTVEQALRSQGIVAAKDQTPQGLADFIKAEVPKWRELIKSANVSID
- a CDS encoding acyl-CoA dehydrogenase family protein, coding for MDAPARPVAPAATPVPDSRGLNLFSADPYAAALSQRYLPAALHTHLLPHLERLGGLAGGVMDELAATADKHPPTLSVRSRAGADESRVDKHPAYVELERLAYSEFGLAALSHRGGVLGWPEPMPASAKYALSHLFVQAEFGLCCPVSMTDSLARTLRKFGDPALVERVLPQVTTQDFDALRQGAMFMTEQGAGSDVSATEVTAEAQADGTWRIHGDKWFCSNPDAGFAMVLARSEPQPGLKGVSLFLLPRDLDDGSHNHYRILRLKDKLGTRSMASGEIRLEGAVAWLVGERGRGFKQMADMINNSRLSNGMRATGLMRRAVTEAIYVSQHRRAFGKRLIDMPLMQRQLVKMTVWAEQARSVMFQTARALADADQGTADPALARILTPLIKFRACRDARKVTGDAMEVRGGCGYIEEWTEPRLVRDAHLGSIWEGTSNIVALDVLRAIKKENSLPSLRAHIDQLLAAGVPCPTDLAELQAEALAKSFALAEHAAAGDHDELARQAASLLYHAVSMAALRWEATGAGLESRAQLADQVLLHRLAPRDPYAIPPNESAACQAILQYAL
- a CDS encoding LysR family transcriptional regulator — encoded protein: MDLDPRLLRYFIAVAEERHFSRAATRLHISQPPLSYAIRQLEDNVGARLLARTSRHVELTDAGHVLYREALTLLRQAEEVRTLVQRVDAGLRGRLRIGFVGSMLYRGLPTLLNAMRAELPDVEHVLTELNSHEQIEAVRRGEQDLGFIHANPVPDEVLARDLIAEPFVVCLPDSHPLAGRQSLRLAELASDDFVFFARAASPSYYETVLSMCVAAGFMPVIRHEVRHWLSVASLVSQGLGVSIVPACLSRSGLAGTRFIAFAHDARSVSQVIWHAGARTPLQQRAMALVERQFPSAATQAAAD
- the purU gene encoding formyltetrahydrofolate deformylase; this encodes MQHNDYILTLSCPDRTGIVYRVSGLLFELGCNILDSQQFGDEETGQFFLRVHFDLPVAVNPDDLRARLDTLSVDYGMDLKLHDARRKQRLLIMVSKQGHCLNDLLFRVHSGHLHAEVAAIVSNHNDYASLAASYGIPFHYLPVTPDTKAEQEKQVLQIADQSNTDLVVLARYMQILSADMCRALNGRAINIHHSFLPSFKGARPYHQAHARGVKIIGATAHYVTSDLDEGPIIDQDIERVDHTMTAADLTQVGSDIESLVLSRAVRSHVEHRILLNRNKTVVFR
- a CDS encoding NAD(P)/FAD-dependent oxidoreductase; its protein translation is MSADVDCIVIGAGVVGLAIARALAQAGREVLVAEATEAIGTGTSSRNSEVIHAGIYYPAGSLKARLCVRGKHLLYAYCAERGVPHKRLGKLIVATDRDQAAQLEGIAQRARANGVDDLQFISGEEAMRLEPALQCTAALVSPSTGIVDSHALMLSFQGDAENAGGQCVFHTPLVSGRVRPEGGFELQFGGDEAMTLTCNVLINSAGLQAPALARGIDGVPPASIPTDYLCKGSYFTLSGRAPFSRLIYPVPQHAGLGVHLTLDLGGQAKFGPDTEWIGTEDYTLDPARADVFYEAVRSYWPALPDNALAPGYTGIRPKISGPHEPAADFVIAGPAVHGVPGLVNLFGIESPGLTSSLALAEETLARLSA
- a CDS encoding flavin reductase family protein, giving the protein MPASSPDFDAAFFRTALGRYATGVTVVTAAGLDGAPIGLTVSSFNSVSLNPPLILWSLSRASSSLAIFEQCERYVVNVLSAEQIALARRFATGKTPDRYAGLTVHYAPGGTPMLDGHCAAWFECRNRSRYEEGDHIIMVGEVERCGHSHEPPLVFHAGGFDLTPAGTRSERKAP